A genome region from Hoplias malabaricus isolate fHopMal1 chromosome 8, fHopMal1.hap1, whole genome shotgun sequence includes the following:
- the cuedc2 gene encoding CUE domain-containing protein 2 isoform X1 — translation MIMELQKIIHDALYDFVKSHIPQADLSTLDDVLLSYITGVLEDLGSQASVEENFDVEVFVEMLEAYIPGFSDIDSVQVCEMMFNLASKLALARNTESLEMKMEKNNGPLSTGSTHEASVKKMHSHSSQTEGATAKMNISEWDKQEQHLLEMFPKCSVTEARSALSIAKGDIEEAVRLIIEGDVQLNHTLPPSVNQGKNVSPQADEKLKASILEKYMLVDSEEDKKIHRPVIPKDAPKKLVRYHGSQVVTTKGERYHLVKKDETEEMKKTYVSLKPARKYRFH, via the exons ATGAT AATGGAGCTTCAGAAAATCATCCATGATGCTTTGTACGACTTCGTTAAGTCACACATACCACAAGCAGATCTGAG TACTCTAGATGATGTGCTTCTTTCATATATCACGGGTGTGCTGGAAGATCTGGGATCACAAGCAAGTGTCGAGGAAAACTTTGACGTAGAGGTGTTTGTTGAGATGCTGGAGGCATACATTCCAGGCTTTTCTGATATTGACAG TGTTCAAGTCTGtgaaatgatgtttaatttggCCTCAAAATTAGCCTTGGCACGCAACACAG AATCATTAGAGATGAAAATGGAAAAGAATAATGGGCCCTTGTCTACTGGTTCAACCCATGAAGCCTCAGTAAAGAAGATGCACAGCCACTCATCACAAACAGAGGGAGCCACAGCCAAG atgaACATTTCTGAGTGGGATAAACAGGAACAGCACCTTCTGGAAATGTTTCCTAAGTGCAGCGTGACAGAAGCCAGAAGTGCATTATCTATTGCTAAAGGAGACATCGAGGAAGCTGTTCGACTCATCATTGAGGGTGATGTACAGCTCAATCACACCCTTCCTCCCAGT GTAAACCAAGGGAAAAATGTATCCCCCCAAGCAGATGAGAAGCTTAAAGCAAGCATTTTGGAAAA ataTATGCTAGTGGATAGTGAGGAAGATAAGAAAATTCACAGACCAGTAATACCAAAAGAT GCCCCAAAGAAGTTGGTGCGTTACCATGGCAGCCAGGTGGTGACTACCAAGGGAGAGCGCTATCATCTAGTGAAGAAGGATgaaacagaggaaatgaaaaaaaCTTATGTTAGCCTCAAGCCAGCGCGCAAGTATCGTTTTCATTGA
- the cuedc2 gene encoding CUE domain-containing protein 2 isoform X2, whose translation MELQKIIHDALYDFVKSHIPQADLSTLDDVLLSYITGVLEDLGSQASVEENFDVEVFVEMLEAYIPGFSDIDSVQVCEMMFNLASKLALARNTESLEMKMEKNNGPLSTGSTHEASVKKMHSHSSQTEGATAKMNISEWDKQEQHLLEMFPKCSVTEARSALSIAKGDIEEAVRLIIEGDVQLNHTLPPSVNQGKNVSPQADEKLKASILEKYMLVDSEEDKKIHRPVIPKDAPKKLVRYHGSQVVTTKGERYHLVKKDETEEMKKTYVSLKPARKYRFH comes from the exons ATGGAGCTTCAGAAAATCATCCATGATGCTTTGTACGACTTCGTTAAGTCACACATACCACAAGCAGATCTGAG TACTCTAGATGATGTGCTTCTTTCATATATCACGGGTGTGCTGGAAGATCTGGGATCACAAGCAAGTGTCGAGGAAAACTTTGACGTAGAGGTGTTTGTTGAGATGCTGGAGGCATACATTCCAGGCTTTTCTGATATTGACAG TGTTCAAGTCTGtgaaatgatgtttaatttggCCTCAAAATTAGCCTTGGCACGCAACACAG AATCATTAGAGATGAAAATGGAAAAGAATAATGGGCCCTTGTCTACTGGTTCAACCCATGAAGCCTCAGTAAAGAAGATGCACAGCCACTCATCACAAACAGAGGGAGCCACAGCCAAG atgaACATTTCTGAGTGGGATAAACAGGAACAGCACCTTCTGGAAATGTTTCCTAAGTGCAGCGTGACAGAAGCCAGAAGTGCATTATCTATTGCTAAAGGAGACATCGAGGAAGCTGTTCGACTCATCATTGAGGGTGATGTACAGCTCAATCACACCCTTCCTCCCAGT GTAAACCAAGGGAAAAATGTATCCCCCCAAGCAGATGAGAAGCTTAAAGCAAGCATTTTGGAAAA ataTATGCTAGTGGATAGTGAGGAAGATAAGAAAATTCACAGACCAGTAATACCAAAAGAT GCCCCAAAGAAGTTGGTGCGTTACCATGGCAGCCAGGTGGTGACTACCAAGGGAGAGCGCTATCATCTAGTGAAGAAGGATgaaacagaggaaatgaaaaaaaCTTATGTTAGCCTCAAGCCAGCGCGCAAGTATCGTTTTCATTGA